From the genome of Streptococcus marmotae, one region includes:
- a CDS encoding ABC transporter ATP-binding protein has product MLAIKDLSYTYASISQQSVFQNLNYQFEEGTFYSIVGHSGTGKTTLLSLLAGLDKPTSGQVLLDGQDVREIGYQAYRRNHVSLVFQNYNLLDYLTPLENIRLVNKKAAPQVLLDLGLSQEQIHRNILQLSGGQQQRVAIARSLVSGANVMLLDEPTGNLDEDIAIDIVEHLKTIAHEEKKCVIMVTHSKALANMADVQLTLRNGQFR; this is encoded by the coding sequence ATGTTAGCGATTAAAGATTTATCCTATACCTATGCAAGTATTAGTCAGCAATCCGTCTTTCAAAACTTGAATTACCAATTTGAAGAAGGGACTTTTTATTCCATTGTCGGCCATTCAGGAACTGGAAAGACCACCTTATTATCGCTGTTAGCAGGACTAGACAAGCCAACCTCAGGTCAGGTATTGCTCGACGGTCAAGATGTCCGAGAAATTGGTTATCAAGCCTATCGCAGAAACCATGTATCCTTGGTTTTTCAAAATTACAACTTGCTAGACTATCTTACTCCTTTGGAAAATATTCGCTTAGTGAATAAAAAAGCTGCTCCACAGGTCTTGCTCGATTTGGGCTTATCCCAAGAGCAGATTCATCGCAATATCCTGCAATTATCAGGTGGGCAGCAGCAACGGGTAGCTATTGCCCGTTCCCTCGTTTCTGGTGCCAACGTCATGCTACTAGATGAACCTACTGGTAATTTGGATGAAGACATTGCAATCGATATTGTAGAGCATCTAAAAACCATTGCCCATGAGGAGAAGAAATGTGTCATTATGGTGACCCATAGCAAGGCCTTGGCCAATATGGCGGACGTGCAGTTGACTTTACGCAATGGTCAATTTCGTTGA